One region of Candidatus Acidiferrales bacterium genomic DNA includes:
- a CDS encoding alpha/beta hydrolase-fold protein encodes MNNRLRLSILASIFVLFFMAARPARAALGRIECNSMRSATLRRSVRYCAILPPSYDTEKTRRFAVLYFLHGLGENEQMLVSSGAWNLIEDLWEGHQLGEFLIVAPAGDTSFYINSRDGRVRYEDFFLHEFLPFIERTYRIRRGRRSRGIDGISMGGYGALHLAFAHPEWFASVSTNSAALLEKLPDVKFSAQSPPAFLRALSPFGTPFDPAYWRRNNPLQLARTANLAGLKIYFDCGTEDDYGFEAGARALDEILKSRGVPHEFHLYPGGHDWQYFAAHLPAALQFDSRAFGLGPSK; translated from the coding sequence ATGAATAACCGGCTGCGACTTTCGATTCTTGCGTCCATCTTCGTTCTATTTTTCATGGCGGCTCGTCCGGCCCGCGCCGCCCTCGGCCGCATCGAATGCAATTCCATGCGCAGCGCGACTCTGCGCCGCAGCGTGCGCTATTGCGCGATTCTCCCGCCGAGCTACGACACCGAAAAAACGCGGCGATTCGCTGTTCTCTATTTTCTCCACGGCCTCGGCGAAAACGAGCAAATGCTCGTCAGCTCCGGGGCGTGGAATCTGATTGAAGATCTGTGGGAAGGGCATCAACTCGGCGAATTTCTCATCGTCGCGCCTGCGGGTGACACGAGCTTTTACATCAACTCGCGCGACGGCCGCGTTCGCTACGAGGATTTTTTCTTGCATGAGTTTCTCCCATTCATCGAACGCACCTACCGGATCCGGCGCGGCCGGCGATCTCGCGGCATCGACGGAATTTCCATGGGCGGATATGGCGCGCTGCATCTTGCGTTTGCGCATCCGGAATGGTTTGCGTCGGTGAGCACCAATAGCGCGGCGCTTCTCGAAAAATTGCCCGATGTGAAATTTTCGGCGCAAAGTCCGCCGGCATTTTTGCGCGCGCTTTCGCCCTTCGGAACGCCATTCGACCCCGCCTACTGGCGGCGCAATAATCCCTTGCAATTGGCGCGGACGGCCAACCTTGCCGGCCTGAAAATCTATTTCGATTGCGGCACGGAAGACGATTACGGATTCGAAGCCGGCGCGCGAGCTCTTGATGAAATCCTGAAATCGCGCGGCGTCCCGCATGAATTTCACTTGTATCCCGGCGGCCACGACTGGCAGTATTTTGCCGCGCATTTGCCGGCGGCACTGCAATTCGACTCGCGTGCGTTCGGCTTGGGACCTTCGAAATGA
- the phoU gene encoding phosphate signaling complex protein PhoU, protein MERHFEHEIDELKERLLWMASLSENAVHQAVQAVFEKDEKLASRVLEEEKNINDLQLEIDDRVMQLLATQSPMAVDLRFILSASRINNDLERIGDQAVNIAQSALRILRHPQVKPYVDLPRMSELAEGMVRDSINALVRRDADLARSVLVRDDEVDHLRDQIFRELLTYMMENSAVVFPAFELVLITKNLERIGDHATNIAEDVIYMVAGRDVRHLAADRR, encoded by the coding sequence ATGGAACGGCATTTCGAACACGAAATCGATGAATTGAAGGAACGGTTGCTCTGGATGGCCAGCCTCTCGGAAAACGCCGTCCACCAGGCCGTGCAGGCAGTTTTCGAAAAAGACGAAAAACTCGCGTCGCGCGTGCTGGAAGAAGAAAAAAATATCAATGACCTTCAGCTGGAAATCGACGACCGCGTGATGCAATTGCTTGCTACGCAATCGCCGATGGCCGTCGACCTCCGCTTCATCCTTTCTGCCTCTCGCATCAATAACGATCTCGAGCGCATCGGCGACCAGGCCGTTAATATCGCGCAGTCGGCCTTGCGCATCCTTCGCCACCCGCAGGTCAAGCCTTACGTGGATTTGCCGCGGATGAGCGAACTGGCGGAGGGTATGGTTCGCGACAGCATCAATGCTCTGGTTCGCCGCGATGCGGACCTCGCCAGGTCCGTTCTCGTTCGCGATGACGAAGTTGATCATCTTCGCGACCAAATCTTTCGCGAGCTTCTCACCTATATGATGGAAAATTCCGCCGTCGTTTTTCCCGCGTTTGAATTGGTCTTGATCACCAAAAATCTCGAACGCATCGGCGATCACGCTACCAACATCGCGGAAGACGTCATCTATATGGTCGCCGGCCGCGACGTTCGCCATCTTGCCGCCGACCGCCGCTGA
- a CDS encoding ABC transporter ATP-binding protein — MAIRAENVSRRYQMGSAVIPAINDVTLSVLTGEFVALLGSSGSGKSTLLNLLAGLDRPTSGAIVVQSRNLAEMDTHELARYRGHVVGMVFQAFNLLPRMTLEENVELPLRLAEVDRAERAERVREALERVRLDKRLAHRPTELSGGEQQRAALARALVNRPSILLADEPTGNLDSATGEEIMLLLKELNETLRMTIVMVTHERPLAERFAHRIVTLADGKLVSERNANGGAGQ, encoded by the coding sequence ATGGCCATACGCGCGGAAAATGTTTCGCGGCGCTATCAAATGGGCTCGGCTGTCATTCCTGCTATCAATGACGTCACGCTTTCCGTCCTCACGGGAGAATTCGTCGCCCTGCTGGGCAGCTCCGGCTCGGGAAAATCCACGCTCCTGAATCTGCTCGCCGGACTCGACCGTCCCACGTCTGGCGCCATCGTGGTTCAGAGTCGCAATCTCGCTGAAATGGACACGCATGAATTGGCGCGCTATCGCGGCCACGTCGTCGGCATGGTTTTTCAGGCGTTCAATCTCCTTCCGCGCATGACACTGGAAGAGAATGTCGAGCTGCCCCTGCGTCTTGCGGAAGTGGATCGCGCCGAACGCGCTGAACGCGTGCGCGAAGCTCTCGAACGTGTGCGCCTCGATAAGCGCCTCGCGCACCGGCCAACCGAACTTTCCGGCGGCGAGCAGCAGCGCGCTGCATTGGCCCGTGCACTGGTCAACCGGCCATCGATTTTGCTGGCCGATGAACCGACCGGGAACCTCGATAGCGCCACAGGCGAAGAGATCATGCTTCTGCTGAAGGAATTGAATGAGACGCTGCGTATGACGATCGTCATGGTCACGCACGAACGCCCGCTGGCTGAGCGCTTCGCCCATCGCATCGTCACGCTCGCTGATGGCAAGCTGGTCAGTGAAAGAAACGCGAACGGAGGCGCGGGGCAATGA
- a CDS encoding ABC transporter permease has product MKFGDISELAVRNLREAILRNSLTTLGVAVGVASLVAMLSLGVGLQQFASKRLSSTGLFNAVFVASRSEMGDFNRSRRNATENAAQPVAPLDEAARQEIARLPNVTEVYPEIRFLTEIRYANNPYPTMVAGVPESARIDGAFDGMQGAFFSGPAADEAILQIEFAKELSNDPSSLIGKNLVLRYAERQALANSNASGSAHANTADSPSGGFSVVPHEQQLKIVGIVATEPGGGFGGFGRSRVFIPLQVAQTLSATEVNDLRTVLNGSRANRNYASLTVRVKSPKQVEAVEATIKAMGFATFSLLDTTRNLRLFFTVFDLLLGIFGSLALAVATLGIVNTLVMAILERRREIGVFKALGADDRDVKQLFFAEAGVMGLVGGVFGVFLGWLIGRALTFGTNVYLARQSLPAVDISAVPVWLALGAIAFAVIVSLIAGLYPASRAARLNPVEALRYE; this is encoded by the coding sequence ATGAAGTTCGGCGACATCAGCGAACTTGCTGTCCGCAACCTTCGCGAAGCCATCCTGCGGAACTCGCTCACCACGCTGGGCGTCGCTGTTGGTGTCGCTTCGCTCGTCGCCATGCTTTCCCTCGGCGTCGGCCTGCAGCAATTTGCGAGCAAGAGGCTTTCGAGCACCGGGCTTTTCAATGCAGTGTTTGTCGCGTCGCGAAGCGAAATGGGAGATTTTAATCGGTCGCGCCGGAACGCGACGGAAAATGCCGCGCAACCGGTTGCGCCGCTCGATGAAGCCGCGCGGCAGGAAATCGCGCGGTTGCCCAACGTCACCGAGGTCTATCCGGAAATCCGCTTTCTGACCGAAATCCGCTACGCGAATAATCCGTATCCGACGATGGTCGCTGGCGTGCCCGAATCGGCGCGCATTGATGGCGCCTTTGATGGCATGCAGGGTGCGTTTTTCTCGGGCCCCGCTGCGGACGAGGCCATCCTGCAAATTGAATTCGCCAAAGAGCTTTCGAATGACCCGTCGTCGCTCATCGGCAAGAACCTCGTGCTTCGTTATGCGGAACGGCAAGCGCTGGCGAATTCAAATGCATCCGGCTCTGCGCATGCCAATACGGCGGACTCTCCGAGCGGCGGATTCTCCGTTGTGCCGCATGAGCAACAATTGAAAATCGTGGGAATCGTCGCGACGGAGCCGGGGGGAGGTTTCGGCGGCTTTGGCCGCAGCCGCGTCTTCATCCCGCTGCAGGTGGCGCAAACACTCAGCGCCACGGAAGTGAATGACCTTCGCACCGTGTTGAATGGTTCGAGAGCGAATCGCAATTACGCCAGCCTCACCGTGCGCGTGAAGAGTCCCAAACAGGTGGAAGCTGTGGAAGCTACGATCAAAGCCATGGGCTTCGCGACGTTTTCTCTGCTGGATACGACGCGCAACCTGCGCCTGTTTTTCACCGTGTTTGATCTTCTCCTCGGAATCTTTGGCAGTCTCGCGCTCGCCGTGGCCACGCTGGGGATTGTAAATACGCTCGTGATGGCGATTCTGGAGCGGCGGCGCGAGATCGGAGTTTTCAAGGCTCTCGGCGCGGACGACCGCGACGTGAAGCAGCTTTTTTTTGCCGAAGCTGGGGTGATGGGACTCGTCGGCGGAGTGTTCGGCGTGTTTCTCGGATGGCTCATCGGCCGCGCGCTGACCTTTGGCACCAACGTCTATTTGGCGCGCCAAAGTCTTCCCGCAGTCGACATCTCCGCCGTGCCGGTTTGGCTCGCTCTCGGAGCCATTGCGTTCGCTGTGATCGTCAGCCTGATCGCCGGCCTCTATCCGGCATCGCGTGCCGCGCGCCTCAATCCGGTTGAGGCTCTGCGGTATGAATAA